A genomic segment from Salvelinus fontinalis isolate EN_2023a unplaced genomic scaffold, ASM2944872v1 scaffold_0205, whole genome shotgun sequence encodes:
- the LOC129844705 gene encoding uncharacterized protein LOC129844705 — MYQTPASPHHAPDTSQPPPCTRHQSAPTMYQTPASPHHVPDTSQPPPCTRHQSAPTMYQTPASPHHVPDTSQPPPCTRHQPAPTMYKTPVSPHHSPDTSQAMYHHVPPCTTMYQTPVSPHHVPDTSQPPPCTRHQPAPTMYQTPVSSHHVPNTSQPPPCTRHQSAPTMYQTPASSHHVPDTSQPPPCTRHQPALTMYQTPVSPHHVPDTSQLSPCTRHQSAPTMYQTPASPHHVPDTSQPPPCTRHQSAPTMYQTPASSHHVPDTSQPPPCTRHQPAPTMYQTPASSHHVPDTSQPPPCTRHQPAPTMYQTPVSPHHVPDTSQLSPCTRHQPASTMYQTPASSHHSPDTSQPPPCTRHQPALTMYQTPVSPHHVPDTSQLSPCTRHQPASTMYQTPASSHHSPDTSQPPPCTRHQPALTMYQTPASSHHVPDTSQPPPCTRHQPALTMYQTPASPHHVPDTSQPPPCTRHQPAPTMHQTPASPHHVPDTSQPPPCTRHQPAPTMYQTPASPQHAPDTSQLSPCTKHQPALTMGPGQM, encoded by the coding sequence ATGTACCAGACACCAGCCAGCCCCCATCATGCACCAGACACCAGTCAGCCCCCACCATGTACCAGACACCAGTCAGCCCCCACCATGTACCAGACACCAGCCAGCCCCCACCATGTACCAGACACCAGCCAGCCCCCACCATGTACCAGACACCAGTCAGCCCCCACCATGTACCAGACACCAGCCAGCCCCCACCATGTACCAGACACCAGCCAGCCCCCACCATGTACCAGACACCAACCAGCCCCCACCATGTACAAGACACCAGTCAGCCCTCACCATTCACCAGACACCAGCCAGGCAATGTACCACCATGTACCACCATGTACCACCATGTACCAGACACCAGTTAGCCCCCACCATGTACCAGACACCAGCCAGCCCCCACCATGTACCAGACACCAACCAGCCCCCACCATGTACCAGACACCAGTCAGCTCTCACCATGTACCAAACACCAGTCAGCCCCCACCATGTACCAGACACCAGTCAGCCCCCACCATGTACCAGACACCAGCCAGCTCTCACCATGTACCAGACACCAGTCAGCCCCCACCATGTACCAGACACCAGCCAGCTCTCACCATGTACCAGACACCAGTCAGCCCCCACCATGTACCAGACACCAGCCAGCTCTCACCATGTACCAGACACCAGTCAGCCCCCACCATGTACCAGACACCAGCCAGCCCCCACCATGTACCAGACACCAGCCAGCCCCCACCATGTACCAGACACCAGTCAGCCCCCACCATGTACCAGACACCAGCCAGCTCCCACCATGTACCAGACACCAGTCAGCCCCCACCATGTACCAGACACCAGCCAGCCCCTACCATGTACCAGACACCAGCCAGCTCTCACCATGTACCAGACACCAGCCAGCCCCCACCATGTACCAGACACCAGCCAGCCCCCACCATGTACCAGACACCAGTCAGCCCCCACCATGTACCAGACACCAGCCAGCTCTCACCATGTACCAGACACCAGCCAGCCTCCACTATGTACCAGACACCAGCCAGCTCTCACCATTCACCAGACACCAGCCAGCCCCCACCATGTACAAGACACCAGCCAGCTCTCACCATGTACCAGACACCAGTCAGCCCCCACCATGTACCAGACACCAGCCAGCTCTCACCATGTACCAGACACCAGCCAGCCTCCACTATGTACCAGACACCAGCCAGCTCTCACCATTCACCAGACACCAGCCAGCCCCCACCATGTACAAGACACCAGCCAGCTCTCACCATGTACCAGACACCAGCCAGCTCTCACCATGTACCAGACACTAGTCAGCCCCCACCATGCACCAGACACCAGCCAGCTCTCACCATGTACCAGACACCAGCCAGCCCCCACCATGTACCAGACACCAGCCAGCCCCCACCATGTACCAGACACCAGCCAGCCCCCACCATGCACCAGACACCAGCCAGCCCCCACCATGTACCAGACACCAGTCAGCCCCCACCATGTACCAGACACCAGCCAGCCCCCACCATGTACCAGACACCAGCCAGCCCCCAGCATGCACCAGACACCAGCCAGCTCTCACCATGTACCAAACACCAGCCAGCTCtcaccatgggccctggtcaaatgtag